aaatatttaattttaacgaTTTGATTATggtttaaatttacttaaattaagtatattataataaaataattaatttaaatagttcatttccttttaattgtcattataatagttgtaatttgtaaaaaatatttgatatgatataaaaatattggatATGATAAACTCGCTCTGGAATCTCTAATATGCAAAATTATATCCAAATATTTTCAGAAATCTACAACTCTAACATTATAAACGtaaaataattagattatatgtttaaacaattttagttgttgttataataattttagtttataaaaatattgcaAATTGCAAAATCTTCTTCACATTATCAAACACAATTTTAATGCTATAATTTCTCACACTCGATAGGatgttttcaatattataaGAATGAGTATTAAAGATACAAAAAGAtacaaatactaaaaaaaacatataatatgtaTGTGGTATGTAACAACAAACACGAACAATTGAACATGCAAGGTCCATTgttttatatgtataaatatacgAAATTATACATGaccaattttattaatttattatttttgtcgcAAATAGTGTAGgatttatgaattatttgatCAAACATTTATTGTTAAGTCAAAAACATAActaatagttaaaatataactccttctatttaaatattgtaacaATCAAAACCTCAATTAGACGGTAAACTAATCCACCCAACCTCAACCATGAAACAATTGATGCACCCTTAACCAAAATCATCATGCACATCTCAAAATTAGTAgtaatatattaactttatcACAAAAGATGCTATCATAGCATTCGTTTGTATCAATAGTTGAATATTTCATACTTTCATCACAACGTCCCATAGACTAATCATTTGCATCAAGTTCAAATGAGTTTATCAAATTTGTTTCTCATAAATCTTTGAACTCTAGTTTTAGCTTATGCATATTCACAAACTCTATATAACATGAAATTGACAGTTTATCAAGTGCATTTGAACATCATATTACCTATTaccatatataatatatagtttaatcattctgatagtctctattttcggtgattttttttcaattagatctctcgttttttctttttttcaattgggtccctatttttgaaaaattgaaccAATTAGGTCAttgtcgttagttccgtactaacaccgttaaaaaggatgacacgtgtcagctcatgatttttttgaatttattaaatatatttttaattttttattttattttatttttttattttttatttcttttaaaaataaaatttgccacgtgtcacgttgacattgtgccacatagcaatgacagtgtgaggtggcactgacagtgccacagtgccacgtgtcattgcgtttgttttaatttggtccctgtatttttattttattccaatttggtccttgtatttttatattgtctcaatttagtcctaattttttttaaaatttaataaaatttgtttcttcCCAACTAAAATAcggtatgtacattttccaaatttttttctttaaatttgtttctgttaagcaaattattagtaatcatgtatttcaaatcgaaatatttaactctagaaactttttatgaattgttgaagaagtattgagactatacttgtatagattaccttcacaaaaatatttattattgagatgttaacttttataggttactcattcatattatttaggttaaatgatttctttaNtactatataaataaaaatgtgtcatatgttagtttgtaatttttttatttttctaataaaaaattaatttgtataaatttctttgtaaagatttatatacaaataaatttttgtttgaacttggaggGAAACAAAATTgcttagtttttttaaaaaataggattaaattaagacaaaataagaatacagggatcaaattgagacaaattaaaaatatagggaccaaattgagacaaatctaatgacacgtggtctgatagtgacacgtggcactatcaGTGCTACATTacattgtcattgccacgtggctcaatgtcaacttgacacgtggatattttttttaaaataaataaaaaaataaaaataaaaatatatttaaaaaattcaaaaaaatcacaaactgACACGTGTCATCCTTCTTAACGGTGTTAATACAGAACTAACGACaatgacctaattgcttcaatttttcaaaaattaaaacccaattgagaaaaaaaaataagaaacctaattaaaaaaagtcaccgaaaataaaaactatcatAATTATTAAACCATAATATATCTTATAAAACGAGTAACCATATAAGAGTTagtatctaattaaaaaatgtggATCCATCAACTATTAAGCCATGATTCACACCTATATATAAgactttcatcaaacaattttataaaacaataaatttgtgACACTTTTTTTCGTCTTCTTATATTATGCTCTTCTTACTAATCTCGACTCATTATGAAATTTCTCATTTTACACGCGAATTTTTCACCatttatgttttgtattatgaaaattcttaattttcattcgagttatttattttattatattaaatttaaagttttacaaTAAACAATTGTACGTaaacataaatttcaaaatatacaaatactctataaaaaaataaaaactaaattttcaagccaaatttaaaaatcaatagcCCATTTTTCACAAAGTTTAGAATAATCTTAGACGGTGACTTGAAGAAAACAACtgtagttaattaatttttttttaaaaataattacatccgaaaaaaaaaatctcaatttgtgtgaattattataaattttgtgatgcAGTGTTGTAaatatttgggttaaatatgtttttagtccctatactttggggtgattttggttttagtccattttcaaactatggtacaattttgATCCTtcaaactttagaaaactctgattttagtcatttttaccaaaattttttaactttatttgttggtaaaaagaactaaaatcaaagttttctaaagttgaaggactaaattatacctaaaaccaaagttttctaaagttgaaggactaaattataccatattttaaaaatagattaaaaccaaaatcgttccaaaatattttcactctaaatatttttgaatcgtgtttaaactctataaataaaaaaatcgagttaaataatttatcttgAAAGGGATGGGAACCATGCTAAAATGGAATCCGACACACCCTGCTTCTAATCTGACGCGACACGCAattcaaacataatttaatGAGTAATGGTactattttatacttttacatttatttaatgttatttttatttattttttatttttttatatttaattaatattattctttttcaatttcaatcctATCCATCCACATCCACTGCTTTGAGGAACTTTACATTGCCAAACACAGCATAACCACCAGaaatcttcttcctcttttttcacttttcttcctcACCCTATAAAGATCGCTTCTTTAAACAACCACACACTACCAATTAAACCACACCCACTTTCCCTCATGGGTTCTGTTGGAATCAAAAGGTTTGTTTCAGAATCATCACTCTCTTCAACATTTGCCTTAATTCTACTTTCAGACTCACTGAATCAGTTGATCATTATTGTTTTGGCCTTCTGAAGCTCGGGATCCGAGGTTGTCACCATTGATGTTCATGCAACCAAGGGTTTGATCCAGACCGGTCATGTTTATCTCGATGTCAGGTAACAAAAagttctgatttttcttttctttctgtttgtTGATTGAAAATCAATCACTGAAATTAATCTCTGGGTTTATGCATAATCGTGTTTATCTTTTGGGAAGAAACTGAATCTTATGGTAATAATAGGACGGTGGAAGAGTTTCAGAAAGGACATGTGGATGCTGAGAAGATCATTAACATTCCGTACATGTTTAATACGCCAGAAGGTAAAACATTTGTGATATTGATGTTCTTTGTTTAGTGGCAATTGCAAATTAATTCTATGATTAGAATGTGAAATGTTGTGATTAATTTTGGAGAGAAGGTAGGGTGAAGAATCCGGAGTTTCTGAAGGAGGTTTTATCAGCGTGCAAGAAAGAAGATCGCATCATCGTGGTAACTTTCTTTTTCGATGCTTAATAGAAAAATTCAGTTTATTGTCCTTTTCATGCTTAAACTTGTTTTCTGTCTATGTTTACTaccatatttaaatttgattagtCAAAGATTTTGAACTTAGTTTCATTTGTCACTTTTAATCTATcattcatactttttttttacgtaaactatatttttaatttattaataactaGTTTTAATaagcaagaaattaaaaatgcagtTCATGAAAAAAGTAGTTTGAATGACGGTTTAATAACATGACAAattactagtttttttttttttacttaaatggGCAAAAGCATAAAGATTTTACTAAATatgcaaaaattttaaaaattacaaatttgaaCAAGTTGTGGGAGGTCATACGACTTCAAATAAAGAAGTTGTACCCTTTGCATAACTTTATCCTAACATAATAGTCAATGTTGAAGTTGTGCaccttaaaaacaattttaggacctaatcaattatcaattctTGTAATCGATTTAAGTATGTTGAAGTGGTGCAGAGGCACAACTTCACCTTATATGGACAAAAATTATTTGGTAATTGATTAGAGTAAggttataatcgattactagcaatataaataaagaaaaactttatggtaatcgattacagcatggttataatcgattacataaatGGGCAAAAACTCtctgataattgattatagaACAATTGTAATCTGTCAGAGCGGCTGCAACCGCGttgaataataaaacaaaagagtttttaatacaaacgtgtgccttttaatttttacttaattaaacatactacacaaataataataacaaataataagaataagctTGAGAGAAATTTAcacatatatttttgttttttttttcaaaataaagattgaaaaataaaaacaaaaagataaaaacaaaaaaataaaaacatcccTTAGTAGGTGTTGATTCTCTTTGCTTgagattcttttcttttttttctttctgctgaattttttcagaaaattgagAATACGATTTTATCCTGATTCAAATCTTATCAATCTTACTTTTAATCACTTCTCttaaatcaagataaacagtttACTATGTTAGTGTGAAGTCATGCAGTGACAcaatttcttcatttgaaatCGTTTATGTCCCCATGATTTGTCCaaatttgtaattttcaaaacttttaccTACTACGTAAaatctttatcatttttacCCATTTATGTAGAAAAAGCCAAATTACTATTATATGTTAACGGCACGATACTTTTAGTAGCTTAATTAGTTAAACGCATTCATAATGCAACTTTCTAtatgaaaaagattttattttatttcattttaaatgaatttcatcatattatattattttaaataattcttaaaattttatttcaacgATAAAGTCttataaaaaattcactttgtcacacttaatatttaaataatttttctttttggaaatttatattctaaaaatatggTGCctaatatagttatatatatatatatatatatatatatatatatatattataagagaTTGATATATCACATCAACATTACTGAATAAGTTTATTAAGTGatattaatcttaaatttaagactttttttaacgattttataagttaaaactaatattaaaaaaagtttagagacttttgatgaatctatagataaaaatctaaaaaaaaagttactcaCTTTAGGAATATTTCAGTAAGTAGACTAGACATTGAAGTTTAAGGTTATTATATTTAGGTGAAATTAAGGGAGATATGATGAATTATACATTCTAATGGACATTGTCGTTAACTTTAGTTAGTTAAATAAATGCCATTCTTCAGAAGTATAGGAGCACAAACATTGATTAGCATGGTGAAAAGAAACTTGTGAAAAAGTGGACAAGAGAGATTAAATGCTCGATTTTTTCACACAgatatcatattattaatttctttttatcaaaatagtacactgtaacttttatttattaaaacaaaacatttttactGTGTTAATTCATATCATCAGAATTGGATTATCGAGaaactcaaatttaaatatttctggTGGAAAGCATGTGAATGCAAAATCATGTTGagaattcttaaattttattttggtataaAATGAATTTGGATTACAGGGTTGTCAAAGTGGAGTGAGATCTGTGTATGCAACTAGTGATCTTCTGACGGAGGTAAGTATCAATTCTATTAAATAGGGAGAgtatttttagaatttgatatttagaatatgatataataattgatgTTATTTTTGATTCGTTTTGACAGGGTTTTAAAGATGTGAGGAACATGGGAGGAGGATATCTTGAGTGggttaaaaatcaatttccaCTGAAAATACCTTTGGATTTGGTTAAAGATGAAGTTCCACTGAAAGCTCCTCTGGATTTGGTTAAAGATGAAGTTACAGTGAAAGAACCTTTGGACTTGCTTAAAAACGAATTaccataaaaaacaataattcagttaaattaaaaaaaaaaaaagatgctTCTCATCAGTTACACGAACATTCTGAATCTAGTATTAGTATTACCTTATCTTTGCTATTCACTACTGTAAGCTTGTTCATTAATAATGCAATTAAGGAAAACAATGTATTGTATCCATTAAGTAATGCAACCAGTTTACAACCACTAGCgcaaaaacactgtttaacgtcacccattagacgtcggtttcgtgaaAAACTGACGTGTATTATTGTATGGTGatattatcgtaaatatattggaaaactagacgtcagtttcttAGTTAGGCGatgtctatgacatcatagacgtcgcacctgccaactatctgacgtccaattgcctgagtcatgtgataagacagtcaattcGACGTCGACTAGGAAAAGGCAccgacgttcaagtcactgacaggaaatcaaacgtcaaccggttcaaCTTTCGATGTCGCACAGACGTCGGATCCCTTGAAAACCCGACGTCGActaggctacaattaatgttgttcacctaattcccaggcgcttagaagTCACATAGTCCAGTGGCGatgtctaaggcctgtctggaaggcgggaagacaaaatttcttcaatttagacgtcggctggGAGGGGCACTAACGTGAACtacactgacaggaaatcaaacgtcaatcttttcaactTCTTTGACGTAGAATAGACATCgaatcccctgaaacaccgacgtctatagacgtgggtttctggagcaaccgacgccccatttcattttaaatagaccgcagactcttatcgccattcagtttctgatcgtgtcttcatctcttctcctttttctctgcttctcctcttcttttactcgcttgcgcacctctattttttatctcttgcagcattgcattgtggtttctcataacgtcgttgtcttcgtcctctcctttttctctcttgcatcccaggtgcgtgggtttttttttatgctttaccgtttaaactttctttaattttttatcgattatcttgtcattcaactgattaaaatttggctttctttgtgttgtgttttagtgcagttttgatcctttctttgggtaacatagtgtacattctccctttgctggtttcctcacaagaagagtgacgatcttttgagttttctatggcttctcgacccaaaatggaacttgggtccttgtctagttcttgTCTCacagtaatttttttcttttgcggttgaataatgggaagtagtcatggacccaggttcggttttgggttgaaatgtcatagaagattcaaaagacacaagctttttttgtggggaaactagtaagaggagagtgttgcactatgctattgaaagtctggatcaaaactaaaacacaacgcctttgttagacgtcggttagtgcatggtccgacgtctataaggaacatagacgtcggttagtgtcatttacaacttctatatattcatgttgacgtcggtttaagtataggtggacgtctatatatagtaattagacgtcggtgtgagtataagcagacgtgtATATAGACGTTGGGTCAgaggaattgcgacgtcccgtaaacgtcacccgtatagacgttggttgtgaaagtgacgttaaaagcccaaattaaccgacgttaaatagcgtttttgcactagtgaaccATTCAAAATATGGTTTATTTCCTTCTTTCGTTTTATctgattattcttttattatataatgttCCAATCAGATGTACTTAGGCATATaacaatgaaaaaagaaaaaagaaatctttACGAGAATGTGGATGTTTTGAATGCAGGGAACATTAAAcgtttaaaaggaaaaaagaaatgtCGATAAGCCAAATAACGAATTTGTAAAGTTAATTGTTAcactattattttatactataagaatttcaataagaattataatttttttataccttATTCTTATTGCATCGTTTAACTTTTCAGTCAACCGTTAATTAGATGGTTAATCTCAATATCTTAAAACATTTTACTCGAAAATTGCATGTTAATTAAGGGAAGAGACTCAAGGGTAATTCTTTCAATAATCATcaaactccaaaaaaaaaatgtttacagGGTATGATTATCAATTGATTGGATTGTAATTAggtcaatattaattaaaaactcattttgaaatataaaaatacaggTTTAAAGTAATAAGGTCTAATAATCGTCTATTGACTTAAGTATCAGTGTATCTTTTAACCCCATCTCATgctctaaaaataaaaaagaaggcCAAAATCCCTCGGAAAAGGCCACAAGCCGTCGCTAAATACCTATTATCGAGGGCTTGGCGACGGTGAAAAAGCCCTCGAAAAATACGTCGTCGCTActtttaccgagggcttttgacCCTCGATAATTACCTAGGGCTTTtggccctgggtaattaccgaaggcttttggccctgggtaattaccgaaggcttttggccctGGGTAATTANCGAAGGCNTTtggccctgggtaattaccgaaggcttttggccctcggtaaagccttcggtatgATGCAGGGATAAatgtgttgtatttgtttttcttgtccaaCCACACATACCTACAGTGTACACAACATACACAGAcctgcataacagtttcaatccacAAACAAACTGCATATATATTGTCCATCCCAAAATATTccgttcattgatgaaaaatcataaagtattaTCATAATAATGTATTGACATCCATTATGttctaataatatcataatagtaatatcatctaattctaataaaaaataaatgtcccaatatcataatgtactaacatttaaatgtactaacatcactatgatcaataacaaaatgaaactaaaattttacaaagtcTTCAGACGTATCTTCATCATCCTACTCATCTGTAGATGGTTGGACTGGTGTGGACTGGACTGATCTGGGCTGATGAGGGACGGCGGGTGACGGGGAGGGTCGTGGCTAGGTCAGAGGGACAATGGAAGGAGTGTCTGAAGTTTGAGGCAGCTctctcatgaccagggacttgaagcttgaaaactcGTCTTTCAAGTTAGTGTATTGTTCTTTCAATGCACGgttttcctggtcacgttgctctagtagctgtgtcaagcgctggatggcctcgtcagcagaaggggtggaagaagaagaaggttggtgcttcagtGTACCTCCTCTCGATGCGGTATAGTTTGAagcaagttgtcctgcaccgtagactcgtccctttttcttcccaccaacgacatcgacccaacactgtgtcctacggatgtcgtcatctgcattactcgcatcatccggtgtaggagctgacccatgttcggatctaacctgtgaaagtctcgtagaaaattcttcctgctgaaacattaaaaacaatgtcaGGGCCAATATGCAATAACATAATCACGTGGATTACTAATACTAAGACTGCTATTTACATGAGTCTTGCGAGAActttcatcaacgaattcattagtgcccttccGAATATGGGTCTGTGCAAAGACCTCGTCAACATGGACCGCCCGTCCAAGAGTTTGTGCCTGTCATATAATTTAGActtattagtgtatatgaaatagaaaatacataagttatatatgaaataaacaGATTCTACCCTTAAAAGTACACTCTATTAGGTTTCAAGTAGTCAAATTTTGAGTTGTACCTAATTGTATGCTTTTGAATAGTTTCCTAGGTTCATTTGAATACTTTATACATGTTAGGCTCTTCGCATTAGTTAAAACTCGTCTAAATTGGGTCTAGTTCCAATTCTTCACCTTTTAAGCACACTTTTTGGCTTCAAAagactcaaactttgagtttgagNNNNNNNNNNNNNNNNNNNNNNNNNNNNNNNNNNNNNNNNNNNNNNNNNNNNNNNNNNNNNNNNNNNNNNNNNNNNNNNNNNNNNNNNNNNNNNNNNNNNNNNNNNNNNNNNNNNNNNNNNNNNNNNNNNNNNNNNNNNNNNNNNNNNNNNNNNNNNNNNNNNNNNNNNNNNNNNNNNNNNNNNNNNNNNNNNNNNNNNNNNNNNNNNNNNNNNNNNNNNNNNNNNNNNNNNNNNNNNNNNNNNNNNNNNNNNNNNNNNNNNNNNNNNNNNNNNNNNNNNNNNNNNNNNNNNNNNNNNNNNNNNNNNNNNNNNNNNNNNNNNNNNNNNNNNNNNNNNNNNNNNNNNNNNNNNNNNNNNNNNNNNNNNNNNNNNNNNNNNNNNNNNNNNNNNNNNNNNNNNNNNNNNNNNNNNNNNNNNNNNNNNNNNNNNNNNNNNNNNNNNNNNNNNNNNNNNNNNNNNNNNNNNNNNNNNNNNNNNNNNNNNNNNNNNNNNNNNNNNNNNNNNNNNNNNNNNNNNNNNNNNNNNNNNNNNNNNNNNNNNNNNNNNNNNNNNNNNNNNNNNNNNNNNNNNNNNNNNNNNNNNNNNNNNNNNNNNNNNNNNNNNNNNNNNNNNNNNNNNNNNNNNNNNNNNNNNNNNNNNNNNNNNNNNNNNNNNNNNNNNNNNNNNNNNNNNNNNNNNNNNNNNNNNNNNNNNNNNNNNNNNNNNNNNNNNNNNNNNNNNNNNNNNNNNNNNNNNNNNNNNNNNNNNNNNNNNNNNNNNNNNNNNNNNNNNNNNNNNNNNNNNNNNNNNNNNNNNNNNNNNNNNNNNNNNNNNNNNNNNNNNNNNNNNNNNNNNNNNNNNNNNNNNNNNNNNNNNNNNNNNNNNNNNNNNNNNNNNNNNNNNNNNNNNNNNNNNNNNNNTCCAATTCTTCACCTTTTAAGCACACTTTTTGGCTTCAAAagactcaaactttgagtttgagGTGATTCTTTGGTTTTGACAACTTTCCTAGCTTCATTCCACTACTTTAAACATGTTAAGATGTTCACATTACTTCAACTAAGTGTACCTTAGGTCTGGTTGCAAATTCTACCCTTAAAAGtacacttttttatatttaaagtagtCAAATTTTGAGTGAATTATCAACTCCTCCTAAATTAATCCCAACTATTCCAGACCAACCACAACAATACTAATTCAAACATATCAtcaatttattctatttataacatcaaataatatataaaccaTTTCCAATGTTCCCAGACATATATAATAACCTATAATTTACTACCCCTGAAAGTGCTCCCAATACATAATATTACCCCTAAAAGTGctccaaaaatataataacctGTACAAGGTTCCTATCAACCAATCTCGTACCAACATTCTTCTTCTAATAAAATTCTCCTTGAATGAAATTAACAATCAATATGATAGCGTACAATCAGAATATAAAATCACCAATGTTCACACTTATAAACTTCAATGCAAAttacacatcattttgaacatAGCACAATTCCCGcaatttatttcttcaattcAACATGTCTAGCCTTCAATACTATTCGACAATCACGGTACACTTCACTTTATAAAAACATATCAACCCAACCTTATTCACACGCATGACCCCTTTCTCCCTTTTTAAcccttttccttttataaacttaaaacgagacatatcatttaaatttatacctAAAGCACAACAAACCACATACAACAGCACACACCTCATAACAGCACATACACAGAGCCTAAAAATATACCTAAAGCAAACTGAGGTTAACAATCAAAAACCAAACATAccaatcaaaaacaaaattataataacatgcATAAACAAAGAAGGAAGAACACACCAACCTCAATAGCAGTGTTTGTAAGTGTTGAAGACACAAACAAAGTAGCAAGCCCCACACTCCTCTTCGCAGTCGAACGAACGACTTCAAACAAAATGGGAAGGAACGGATACGGAGAAAGGGAGGAAGAGAAACAGAGAACGAAGAAAGAAATGAGAGAATGAAATGTTGGGGGTGGAGGTggaacaaatgaaaaaaatagtacCTGAAGCCTGCACCGAAAGTTTCCGCAAATTGAGTGAAACCAGTACCCAATGTCTGCATCAATTGAGCACCCCATCAGAAATTGGAACAACACCCGCTTCTTAAAAGTTTGAACATACCTCCTCACACAGTGACAACCATTCGTCACACACCCCTTCGATTGGCGTCGTCGCGACAGTCCAAACCGTCCTCACGCCGCGACACCACCGTCCTCACTCTGCCACACCGCCGGCGACACGAAACCCCTTCCAAAAATTACCATCGTTTAACGACAGAGGTCTTTAGGGTCGACAAGTGAGAGCTGCTGTTTTGGGGAGAAAGGTTTCCCGAAAAAAGTTTTGGCAAAATGGCTGGAGAGGGAAAACCAAATTGATATTTCATTAATTCTCGCAGATACCGACGGGCATATGTCTTCGATAAAGGCATTATGCCAATACCGAAGgacaaaagccctcggtaatacaCACCTATTATTACCTATTAAGACCGTCGGTAAAGCCTTCGATAATTCGTATTTACCGAAGGCCTTCAGGCCGTCGGAAAAAATCCTTCGCTAACCAACAATTTTCCTGTAGTGGCAAAGACTTGGATTGTAAGACAGTTTAAAGTTTGTTAAGAGCTTAATGTACGAGATAATTGATCTCAATCCCATTATCAAGTTGTCACGAGTTTAGTAAAAAATTCCCAAATAAACGACCAAGTGGAGgctattaaaaaaactattgtaCGAGCTTAAGAAACGTCTAGGAGAGACAAAGAACACTTAGATGGACAACACCACAAGAGAAATCCCGTTCAACCTCACTTATAATACTAATGTTATGCTATTAGTCGAAATGGAGAAACCATTGTTAAGAAGGCAGGTCCAGAACCTTAATGAGGCAGAACTTCAAGTAAAGTTTAGACACCTTGCAAAAATAATAGGAGTCCATAGTCGTGTGAAAGTACAACACCAAAATTCATACAAGAGTTTTAGG
This genomic stretch from Vigna radiata var. radiata cultivar VC1973A chromosome 7, Vradiata_ver6, whole genome shotgun sequence harbors:
- the LOC106767145 gene encoding thiosulfate sulfurtransferase 18, giving the protein MGSVGIKSSGSEVVTIDVHATKGLIQTGHVYLDVRTVEEFQKGHVDAEKIINIPYMFNTPEGRVKNPEFLKEVLSACKKEDRIIVGCQSGVRSVYATSDLLTEGFKDVRNMGGGYLEWVKNQFPLKIPLDLVKDEVPLKAPLDLVKDEVTVKEPLDLLKNELP